A window of the Brassica napus cultivar Da-Ae chromosome A2, Da-Ae, whole genome shotgun sequence genome harbors these coding sequences:
- the LOC106432945 gene encoding two-component response regulator ARR14 isoform X1, with amino-acid sequence MTISDQFPCGLRVLVVDDDASCLIILEKMLLRLMYQVTICSQADVALTLLRERKGCFDLVLSDVHMPGMNGYKLLQQVGLEMDLPVIMMSVDGRTATVMTGINHGACDYLIKPIRPEELKNIWQHVVRRKCTINKNSISSSSSSLGSLFSVSGVSEGSLKRRKNKRRVDSEEDDLLDPGNSSKKSRVVWSMELHQQFVKAINHLGIEKAVPKRILELMSVPSLSRENVASHLQKYRLYLKRLSGAASQSRDAESMERYENIQAMVSSGQIHPQALAALYGRPIDNHMSGGFGVWIPTDNHLGGSNVSSASNRCFGALDSPSSVAASMSVHGLSSSGNVRQQGNGFSNNTDYRIRQGNGSGISEESWILGRPLRQRKA; translated from the exons ATGACCATCAGCGATCAGTTTCCTTGTGGGTTAAGAGTCCTTGTCGTAGACGACGACGCTTCCTGTCTGATAATCCTCGAGAAAATGCTTCTCCGCCTCATGTACCAAG TTACCATCTGCTCCCAAGCCGACGTCGCTTTAACCCTCTTGAGAGAAAGAAAAGGCTGTTTCGATCTGGTCTTGAGCGATGTTCATATGCCTGGTATGAACGGCTACAAACTCCTCCAGCAAGTCGGTCTCGAGATGGATCTTCCTGTCATCA TGATGTCTGTTGATGGAAGAACAGCGACGGTAATGACGGGAATCAACCACGGAGCTTGTGATTATCTTATTAAGCCGATTCGTCCTGAAGAGCTCAAGAACATATGGCAACACGTGGTTCGCAGGAAGTGCACAATCAACAAGAACAGtatcagcagcagcagcagcagcttgGGGAGTCTTTTCTCTGTTAGTGGAGTCTCAGAGGGGAGTTTGAAACGTAGGAAGAACAAGAGAAGGGTTGATAGTGAAGAAGACGATCTTCTTGATCCTGGAAACAGTTCCAAGAAGTCGCGTGTTGTTTGGTCCATGGAGTTGCATCAACAATTCGTTAAGGCCATAAACCATCTTGGAATCGAGA AAGCTGTACCAAAGCGGATTCTTGAGTTGATGAGTGTGCCTAGCTTAAGCAGAGAAAACGTCGCTAGTCATTTACAG AAGTACCGATTGTATTTGAAGAGATTAAGTGGTGCAGCTTCTCAGAGTAGGGACGCTGAGTCTATGGAAAGATATGAAAACATTCAAGCTATGGTTTCCTCTGGACAGATACATCCGCAGGCATTAGCTGCCTTGTATGGTCGACCAATAGACAATCATATGTCTGGTGGTTTTGGAGTTTGGATACCTACTGACAATCATCTTGGTGGATCTAATGTATCATCAGCTTCTAACCGGTGTTTTGGGGCTTTGGACAGTCCTTCATCTGTTGCTGCTTCGATGTCTGTTCATGGTTTATCTTCCTCTGGAAATGTAAGACAGCAAGGTAATGGTTTCAGCAACAACACAGACTACAGAATCAGACAAGGGAATGGGTCAGGCATCAGTGAAGAATCTTGGATCTTGGGAAGACCTTTAAGACAGCGAAAGGCTTAA
- the LOC106432945 gene encoding two-component response regulator ARR14 isoform X2 produces MTISDQFPCGLRVLVVDDDASCLIILEKMLLRLMYQVTICSQADVALTLLRERKGCFDLVLSDVHMPGMNGYKLLQQVGLEMDLPVIMMSVDGRTATVMTGINHGACDYLIKPIRPEELKNIWQHVVRRKCTINKNSISSSSSSLGSLFSVSGVSEGSLKRRKNKRRVDSEEDDLLDPGNSSKKSRVVWSMELHQQFVKAINHLGIETVPKRILELMSVPSLSRENVASHLQKYRLYLKRLSGAASQSRDAESMERYENIQAMVSSGQIHPQALAALYGRPIDNHMSGGFGVWIPTDNHLGGSNVSSASNRCFGALDSPSSVAASMSVHGLSSSGNVRQQGNGFSNNTDYRIRQGNGSGISEESWILGRPLRQRKA; encoded by the exons ATGACCATCAGCGATCAGTTTCCTTGTGGGTTAAGAGTCCTTGTCGTAGACGACGACGCTTCCTGTCTGATAATCCTCGAGAAAATGCTTCTCCGCCTCATGTACCAAG TTACCATCTGCTCCCAAGCCGACGTCGCTTTAACCCTCTTGAGAGAAAGAAAAGGCTGTTTCGATCTGGTCTTGAGCGATGTTCATATGCCTGGTATGAACGGCTACAAACTCCTCCAGCAAGTCGGTCTCGAGATGGATCTTCCTGTCATCA TGATGTCTGTTGATGGAAGAACAGCGACGGTAATGACGGGAATCAACCACGGAGCTTGTGATTATCTTATTAAGCCGATTCGTCCTGAAGAGCTCAAGAACATATGGCAACACGTGGTTCGCAGGAAGTGCACAATCAACAAGAACAGtatcagcagcagcagcagcagcttgGGGAGTCTTTTCTCTGTTAGTGGAGTCTCAGAGGGGAGTTTGAAACGTAGGAAGAACAAGAGAAGGGTTGATAGTGAAGAAGACGATCTTCTTGATCCTGGAAACAGTTCCAAGAAGTCGCGTGTTGTTTGGTCCATGGAGTTGCATCAACAATTCGTTAAGGCCATAAACCATCTTGGAATCGAGA CTGTACCAAAGCGGATTCTTGAGTTGATGAGTGTGCCTAGCTTAAGCAGAGAAAACGTCGCTAGTCATTTACAG AAGTACCGATTGTATTTGAAGAGATTAAGTGGTGCAGCTTCTCAGAGTAGGGACGCTGAGTCTATGGAAAGATATGAAAACATTCAAGCTATGGTTTCCTCTGGACAGATACATCCGCAGGCATTAGCTGCCTTGTATGGTCGACCAATAGACAATCATATGTCTGGTGGTTTTGGAGTTTGGATACCTACTGACAATCATCTTGGTGGATCTAATGTATCATCAGCTTCTAACCGGTGTTTTGGGGCTTTGGACAGTCCTTCATCTGTTGCTGCTTCGATGTCTGTTCATGGTTTATCTTCCTCTGGAAATGTAAGACAGCAAGGTAATGGTTTCAGCAACAACACAGACTACAGAATCAGACAAGGGAATGGGTCAGGCATCAGTGAAGAATCTTGGATCTTGGGAAGACCTTTAAGACAGCGAAAGGCTTAA
- the LOC106432933 gene encoding vacuolar iron transporter 1 isoform X2 translates to MATDEDMITRISIEPEKQSLLDHHTEKHFTAGEVVRDIIIGVSDGLTVPFALAAGLSGANASSSIVLTAGIAEVAAGAISMGLGGYLAAKSEADHYAREMKREQEEIVAVPETEAAEVAEILAQYGVEPHEYSPVVNALRKNPQAWLDFMMRFELGLEKPDPKRALQSAFTIAIAYVLGGLVPLFPYMFIPQALNAVVASAAITLIALFIFGYAKGHFTGSRPFRSAFETTFIGAIASAAAFCLAKVVQH, encoded by the exons ATGGCTACGGACGAAGATATGATCACGAGGATCTCTATAGAGCCTGAGAAGCAATCACTTCTCGATCATCACACCGAGAAACACTTCACCGCCGGAGAAGTCGTCCGTGACATCATCATCGGCGTCTCCGATGGTTTAACTGTTCCTTTTGCACTCGCCGCCGGACTCTCCGGTGCTAATGCCTCTTCTTCCATCGTACTCACCGCTGGTATCGCTGAAGTCGCAGCCGGTGCTATCTCCATGGGACTCGGCGG GTACTTAGCGGCCAAGAGTGAAGCGGATCATTACGCGAGAGAGATGAAACGAGAACAAGAAGAGATCGTGGCCGTTCCTGAGACTG AGGCAGCTGAGGTGGCAGAGATTCTGGCACAGTATGGAGTAGAGCCACATGAATATTCACCTGTTGTTAATGCTCTTCGTAAGAATCCTCAAGCATGGCTTGATTTTATGATGAG GTTTGAGCTGGGATTAGAGAAGCCAGATCCAAAGAGAGCGTTACAAAGCGCGTTCACGATTGCAATCGCTTATGTTCTTGGCGGTTTAGTACCGCTATTTCCCTACATGTTCATACCACAAGCCTTAAATGCGGTAGTGGCGTCTGCGGCTATAACTCTGATCGCTCTCTTCATATTTGGCTATGCAAAAGGGCATTTCACCGGCAGCAGACCCTTTAGGAGTGCGTTTGAAACCACTTTTATAGGAGCGATAGCTTCAGCAGCTGCTTTCTGTTTGGCTAAAGTGGTGCAACATTAA
- the LOC106432933 gene encoding vacuolar iron transporter 1 isoform X1: protein MATDEDMITRISIEPEKQSLLDHHTEKHFTAGEVVRDIIIGVSDGLTVPFALAAGLSGANASSSIVLTAGIAEVAAGAISMGLGGIGLGYGFKCSAQIRYLAAKSEADHYAREMKREQEEIVAVPETEAAEVAEILAQYGVEPHEYSPVVNALRKNPQAWLDFMMRFELGLEKPDPKRALQSAFTIAIAYVLGGLVPLFPYMFIPQALNAVVASAAITLIALFIFGYAKGHFTGSRPFRSAFETTFIGAIASAAAFCLAKVVQH, encoded by the exons ATGGCTACGGACGAAGATATGATCACGAGGATCTCTATAGAGCCTGAGAAGCAATCACTTCTCGATCATCACACCGAGAAACACTTCACCGCCGGAGAAGTCGTCCGTGACATCATCATCGGCGTCTCCGATGGTTTAACTGTTCCTTTTGCACTCGCCGCCGGACTCTCCGGTGCTAATGCCTCTTCTTCCATCGTACTCACCGCTGGTATCGCTGAAGTCGCAGCCGGTGCTATCTCCATGGGACTCGGCGG GATCGGCCTTGGGTATGGATTCAAGTGTTCGGCTCAGATTCG GTACTTAGCGGCCAAGAGTGAAGCGGATCATTACGCGAGAGAGATGAAACGAGAACAAGAAGAGATCGTGGCCGTTCCTGAGACTG AGGCAGCTGAGGTGGCAGAGATTCTGGCACAGTATGGAGTAGAGCCACATGAATATTCACCTGTTGTTAATGCTCTTCGTAAGAATCCTCAAGCATGGCTTGATTTTATGATGAG GTTTGAGCTGGGATTAGAGAAGCCAGATCCAAAGAGAGCGTTACAAAGCGCGTTCACGATTGCAATCGCTTATGTTCTTGGCGGTTTAGTACCGCTATTTCCCTACATGTTCATACCACAAGCCTTAAATGCGGTAGTGGCGTCTGCGGCTATAACTCTGATCGCTCTCTTCATATTTGGCTATGCAAAAGGGCATTTCACCGGCAGCAGACCCTTTAGGAGTGCGTTTGAAACCACTTTTATAGGAGCGATAGCTTCAGCAGCTGCTTTCTGTTTGGCTAAAGTGGTGCAACATTAA
- the LOC125579883 gene encoding protein RGF1 INDUCIBLE TRANSCRIPTION FACTOR 1-like: MNLSEKRRVDEDWITTLLSLEFFGICMNHKYLRKNEKNVFCIDCNAQICRHCCNTEAHFLHRRLQICKYVYQDVLRLLDIQHYFDCSEIQTYKINGEQAIHLNSRPQAKDARPSTKSKNAGSCVTCKRYIQDRPNRFCSISCKISASPEKHKFCFSPEINQSALKKEHYNQEQNLEEKKSCTSSLTDVSEDSDVLLGNFSLRPLIRILKRKGVSRRSPLN; encoded by the exons ATGAATCTG AGTGAGAAGAGAAGAGTTGATGAAGATTGGATTACGACACTATTGAGCTTAGAGTTCTTTGGGATATGTATGAATCATAAGTATCTTCGAAAGAACGAGAAGAATGTCTTTTGCATTGACTGTAATGCCCAAATATGCAGACATTGTTGTAACACAGAAGCACACTTCCTCCATCGTCGTCTTCAGATTTGCAAATACGTTTATCAAGATGTTTTGCGTCTCCTCGATATTCAACACTACTTTGATTGCTCCGAGATACAG acatataaaataaatggagAACAAGCTATACATTTGAATTCGAGGCCGCAAGCAAAAGATGCAAGACCTTCAACAAAATCCAAGAATGCAGGTTCATGCGTGACGTGTAAAAGATATATTCAAGATCGTCCTAATCGATTTTGCTCTATCTCTTGCAAG aTTTCAGCTTCTCCAGAAAAGCACAAATTTTGTTTCTCTCCAGAAATAAACCAAAGTGCTttgaagaaagaacattataatcaagaacaaaacttagaagaaaaaaaatcatgcaCATCATCACTTACAGATGTTTCAGAAGACTCGGATGTTTTATTGGGTAATTTTTCATTGAGACCACTCATTAGGATACTCAAGAGAAAAGGAGTTTCTAGAAGATCTCCtcttaactga